One stretch of Rhizobium rhizoryzae DNA includes these proteins:
- a CDS encoding response regulator codes for MEHVDHIMIVDDDREIRELVSSYLKKNGLRTTVAADGRQMRSFLEAGTIDLIVLDVMMPGDDGLVLCRELRAGKHKAIPVIMLTARDDEMDRIIGLEMGADDYLPKPFAARELLARIKAVLRRTRMLPPNLQISEAGQVLTFGNWRLDTVGRNLLDRDGTEIALSGAEYRLLRVFIDHPQRVLNRDQILNLTQGRDADLFDRSIDLLVSRLRQRLGDDAREPTYIKTVRAEGYVFSVPVEISVPKT; via the coding sequence ATGGAGCATGTCGACCACATCATGATCGTCGATGACGATCGCGAAATCCGGGAACTGGTGTCGAGCTACCTGAAAAAGAACGGCCTTCGCACCACGGTTGCCGCCGACGGCCGGCAGATGCGCAGTTTCCTTGAGGCCGGTACAATCGACCTGATCGTCCTTGACGTCATGATGCCGGGCGATGACGGGCTGGTGCTGTGCCGCGAGCTGCGCGCCGGCAAGCACAAGGCCATACCGGTGATCATGCTGACGGCGCGCGACGATGAAATGGACCGTATCATCGGCCTTGAGATGGGCGCCGACGATTACTTGCCGAAACCGTTCGCGGCGCGGGAATTGCTGGCCCGCATAAAGGCCGTGCTGCGGCGCACGCGCATGCTGCCGCCGAACCTGCAGATCAGCGAGGCTGGCCAGGTGCTGACCTTCGGAAACTGGCGGCTCGACACTGTCGGCCGGAATCTTCTTGACCGGGACGGAACGGAAATAGCCTTGAGCGGTGCCGAATACAGGCTGCTGCGGGTGTTCATCGATCATCCCCAACGCGTGCTAAACCGTGATCAGATCCTGAACCTCACGCAGGGCCGCGATGCCGACTTGTTCGACCGCTCTATCGATCTCCTGGTCAGTCGCCTGCGGCAGCGGCTCGGCGACGATGCACGCGAGCCGACCTATATCAAGACCGTGAGAGCCGAAGGCTACGTGTTCTCCGTCCCGGTTGAAATATCGGTACCCAAGACATGA
- a CDS encoding alpha/beta fold hydrolase, which translates to MSPDFNQQRRRFFGIAAMTVAAAEFGMSAVADAKALASAPTAPKASSGGHTSFTAIKQVKAGLLDLGYAEAGPGNGPVVLLVHGWPYDIHSYVDVAPILADAGYRVLIPYLRGYGTTRFLSDDTPRNGQQAALAVDMIAFMDALGIQKAILGGYDWGARTVNIMAALWPDRCRAMVSVSGYLIGSQAANSKPLPPAAELSWWYQFYFATERGRLGYAANTHEFAKLIWRTASPTWQFDDETFDRSAAALDNPDHVAITIHNYRWRLGIAEGEAGYDTFEKQLATGPVIAIPTITMEGGANGAPHPQAAAYARKFSGRYEHRDIAGVGHNLPQEAPRAFAQAIIDVAKF; encoded by the coding sequence ATGTCCCCTGACTTTAACCAACAGCGCCGCCGCTTCTTTGGCATCGCCGCAATGACCGTAGCCGCAGCCGAATTCGGCATGAGTGCAGTTGCCGATGCGAAGGCACTCGCCTCGGCCCCGACCGCGCCCAAAGCCAGCTCGGGAGGACACACGTCCTTTACGGCGATCAAGCAGGTTAAGGCAGGTCTGCTTGACCTCGGATATGCGGAAGCAGGTCCTGGAAACGGTCCCGTCGTCCTGCTCGTTCACGGCTGGCCCTATGACATCCATAGCTATGTCGATGTCGCGCCTATCCTGGCCGATGCAGGCTATCGGGTGCTGATCCCTTATCTGCGCGGCTACGGAACGACACGCTTCCTGTCGGACGACACTCCCCGCAACGGCCAGCAGGCGGCGCTGGCTGTCGACATGATTGCCTTCATGGATGCACTCGGCATCCAGAAAGCGATCCTCGGTGGATATGACTGGGGCGCGCGCACCGTCAACATCATGGCCGCGCTTTGGCCGGATCGTTGCCGGGCCATGGTTTCTGTCAGCGGATATCTCATTGGCAGTCAGGCCGCCAACAGCAAGCCACTCCCGCCGGCCGCAGAACTCTCATGGTGGTACCAGTTCTATTTCGCAACCGAGCGGGGGCGGCTTGGCTACGCCGCCAACACGCATGAATTCGCCAAGCTGATCTGGCGGACGGCGTCGCCCACCTGGCAGTTTGACGATGAAACCTTCGATCGCTCAGCCGCCGCCCTCGACAATCCCGACCACGTGGCGATCACCATCCATAATTACCGCTGGCGGCTTGGCATCGCTGAGGGCGAAGCTGGCTATGATACCTTCGAGAAGCAACTCGCCACGGGGCCGGTCATCGCCATTCCGACGATTACCATGGAAGGCGGTGCCAATGGCGCGCCCCACCCGCAGGCAGCAGCCTATGCCAGGAAGTTCTCTGGACGATACGAACACAGAGACATAGCGGGCGTTGGGCATAATCTTCCGCAGGAGGCGCCGAGGGCATTCGCCCAGGCCATCATCGACGTCGCGAAATTCTGA